The following proteins are encoded in a genomic region of Triticum dicoccoides isolate Atlit2015 ecotype Zavitan chromosome 1B, WEW_v2.0, whole genome shotgun sequence:
- the LOC119312898 gene encoding probable E3 ubiquitin-protein ligase ATL45, with amino-acid sequence MVDPFLVFALICVFGPFLCALLCACPCASALTTAPAPAPVAGAKDPGSQHRSPAAQVPEPVAVEKPRLRYFLYSATAATTEGDGGVRGASVVVCSICLEALVDGAECSEVPACRHVFHWGCLALWITKKNTCPLCRRPVMPGSEPLSAAEEMV; translated from the coding sequence ATGGTTGACCCTTTTCTGGTCTTCGCCCTAATTTGTGTTTTCGGGCCGTTTTTATGTGCCTTGCTCTGCGCCTGCCCCTGCGCGAGTGCACTCacgacggcgccggcgccggccccgGTCGCCGGCGCCAAAGATCCCGGGTCGCAGCACCGTAGCCCGGCGGCTCAAGTGCCAGAGCCGGTTGCCGTGGAGAAGCCGCGGCTGCGGTACTTCCTGTACTCGGCGACCGCCGCCACCACGGAGGGCGATGGCGGAGTGAGGGGGGCGTCGGTGGTGGTGTGCTCCATCTGCCTGGAGGCGCTGGTCGACGGGGCGGAGTGCAGCGAGGTGCCGGCGTGCCGGCACGTGTTCCACTGGGGCTGCCTCGCGCTGTGGATCACGAAAAAGAACACCTGCCCGCTCTGCAGGAGGCCTGTCATGCCGGGGTCAGAGCCACTCTCGGCTGCCGAGGAGATGGTCTAG
- the LOC119350956 gene encoding E3 ubiquitin-protein ligase EL5-like has product MVNPFLVFALACVLALVFVFLCYVLYACACSTAITSLEWHSSPEAALAPVVTATGPTRRNAQPGSPAAQAPEPVVVEKPQLGYFLYSAAAAAEGGGGVRGASEKVCLICLNALEDGKECTEVPACGHVYCRECIATWMRSRNTCPLCRVLIMPGSVPLLAADDIRMYRDIF; this is encoded by the coding sequence ATGGTTAACCCTTTTCTGGTCTTCGCCCTAGCTTGCGTTCTTGCGCTGGTTTTTGTGTTTTTATGTTACGTGCTCTACGCCTGCGCCTGCTCGACAGCAATCACGTCTCTCGAGTGGCACTCATCGCCCGAGGCAGCGCTGGCGCCAGTCGTCACCGCCACAGGTCCAACTCGAAGGAACGCGCAGCCCGGTAGCCCCGCGGCGCAAGCGCCAGAGCCGGTCGTCGTGGAGAAGCCGCAGCTTGGATATTTCCTGTACTCCGCGGCCGCTGCCGCAGAGGGGGGCGGCGGAGTGAGAGGGGCATCGGAGAAGGTGTGCCTGATCTGCCTGAACGCTTTGGAGGACGGGAAGGAGTGCACCGAGGTGCCGGCGTGCGGCCACGTCTACTGCCGGGAATGCATCGCGACGTGGATGAGGAGCCGGAACACATGCCCACTGTGTAGGGTGCTCATCATGCCGGGGTCAGTGCCACTCTTGGCTGCCGACGATATACGGATGTACAGAGACATCTTTTAA